One Labeo rohita strain BAU-BD-2019 chromosome 12, IGBB_LRoh.1.0, whole genome shotgun sequence genomic region harbors:
- the cabp5a gene encoding calcium-binding protein 5a: protein MTACIFLRGAKIDRELADDEIEELREAFNEFDKDKDGLISCKDLGNLMRTMGYMPTEMELIELGQNINMNLGGRVDFEDFVELMAPKLLAETAGMIGVKELRDAFKEFDMDGDGSITTEELRCAMSKLLGEHMNHREIDAVVQEADNNGDGTVDFEEFVRMLSSC, encoded by the exons ATGACTGCATGCATCTTCTTACGGGGAGCAAAAATT GACAGAGAATTGGCAGATGATGAAATTGAAG AGCTGAGAGAGGCATTTAATGAATTTGATAAAGATAAGGACGGTCTAATTAGCTGTAAGGACCTGGGAAACCTGATGAGGACGATGGGTTATATGCCAACCGAGATGGAGCTGATCGAGCTGGGCCAGAACATCAACATGAACC TGGGAGGAAGGGTGGACTTTGAAGACTTTGTGGAGTTAATGGCCCCAAAGCTTTTGGCTGAAACCGCCGGCATGATCGGAGTGAAGGAGCTGCGAGACGCTTTCAAGGAG TTTGATATGGACGGCGATGGCTCGATCACTACGGAGGAGCTGAGGTGCGCCATGAGTAAATTACTGGGAGAACACATGAACCACCGAGAGATCGACGCCGTCGTCCAAGAGGCGGACAATAACGGCGACGGTACGGTAGATTTCGAAG AATTTGTGAGGATGTTGTCAAGCTGCTGA
- the nif3l1 gene encoding NIF3-like protein 1, whose amino-acid sequence MFSRCRGFSGRLLRSGSIALSRSVSCRTGTCFSSAHLSTSRRLSSHHPVLSASGPPVLGAARAVRLPSDSARPAAHMDLKGVLEVLEQLAPLSLAESWDNVGLLVEPSEPRPIETILLTNDLTAAVMDEAVAMSCDLIVSYHPPLFRPFKRLLQKDWKQRLAVRAVEAGVAVFSPHTSWDSVEGGVNDWLVAGMGSGKVSVLNQAHCSGPHKHRLEFSCMNDEQLNRLLEQLRHIDAGETFQCSTVRSESGGQQVNLTCLSSALTAAAQILLSDSHASRSLNITQVQQPPLLGCGQGRLSVLDEPVSVSTAVQRMKTHLGLPHLRLALGEQQTLESLVKTVAVCAGSGASVIQGVKADLYITGEMSHHEVLDAVSAGTSVILSDHSNSERGFLTVFRQRLTARLGDTVTVAISQRDRDPLQVV is encoded by the exons ATGTTCAGCAGATGCAGGGGGTTTTCTGGAAGACTTCTCCGTTCGGGCTCCATCGCGCTCAGCCGTAGCGTCTCCTGCAGAACCGGCACGTGTTTCTCTAGTGCACATCTTTCGACTTCACGTCGCTTGTCTTCCCATCACCCCGTTCTCTCAGCGTCCGGTCCTCCCGTACTCGGGGCTGCTAGAGCGGTCCGTCTCCCGTCTGATTCCGCCCGTCCTGCGGCTCACATGGATCTGAAGGGAGTGCTGGAGGTTCTGGAGCAGCTCGCTCCGCTGTCGCTGGCCGAATCGTGGGATAACGTGGGCCTGTTGGTGGAGCCCAGCGAACCCCGTCCAATCGAAACGATCCTGCTAACCAACGACCTGACCGCGGCCGTCATGGACGAAGCGGTGGCGATGAGCTGCGACCTCATAGTGTCGTATCACCCGCCGCTCTTTCGGCCTTTCAAGCGTCTGCTGCAGAAGGACTGGAAGCAGCGTCTGGCCGTCAGAGCGGTGGAGGCCGGCGTCGCCGTTTTCTCCCCGCACACTTCGTGGGACAGCGTCGAAGGCGGCGTTAACGACTGGCTGGTTGCAGGAATGG GAAGTGGGAAAGTGTCGGTATTAAATCAAGCTCACTGTAGCGGCCCGCACAAACACAGGCTTGAGTTCTCCTGCATGAATGATGAACAACTAAACCGTCTTTTGGAGCAGCTGAGACACATTGACGCCGGTGAAACCTTTCAGTGCTCCACAGTGAG AAGTGAGAGTGGAGGGCAGCAGGTCAATCTCACCTGTCTTAGTTCAGCACTGACCGCTGCTGCACAGATTCTCCTGTCAGATTCACACGCCAGCAGATCCCTCAACATCACACAGGTCCAGCAG CCTCCTCTGCTGGGTTGCGGTCAGGGGCGACTCAGTGTTCTGGATGAGCCGGTGTCTGTTTCTACAGCCGTTCAGAGAATGAAGACTCACTTGGGTTTGCCTCATCTGAGACTGGCTCTGGGGGAGCAGCAGACATTAG AGTCTCTGGTGAAGACGGTTGCAGTGTGTGCAGGATCTGGAGCTTCTGTCATACAGGGAGTGAAAGCAGACCTCTACATCACCG GTGAGATGTCCCATCATGAGGTTCTGGATGCGGTTTCTGCGGGTACGAGTGTGATTCTCAGTGACCACAGCAACAGCGAGAGAGGATTCCTGACCGTATTCAGACAGAGACTGACCGCGCGACTGGGCGACACGGTTACTGTAGCGATCTCCCAACGAGACCGAGATCCGCTGCAGGTGGTCTGA